From a region of the Drosophila virilis strain 15010-1051.87 chromosome 3, Dvir_AGI_RSII-ME, whole genome shotgun sequence genome:
- the mirr gene encoding homeobox protein caupolican, whose product MTVHSNETGVCLVMNAVSTRLAASSPTTPTSNAAQTPLSQPASSTLPPLPTLANPTTGTGTGTGTSTGSGHGIGAGPGPTLTAAVAAAAAGLPPGVPLPLTGPGSGMVTSTVPPGARSGSPCSAAVTPYGAGSAGSSAGAGPSTMPSVGVGPPPGVPPAPGSGNPNPNRCCDTGRTIYTDPVSGQTICSCQYDMLNYQRLAAAGGLVAGPGGVPLGVYPEGMSAYLSGIAADQPPFYANPAGIDLKENLVAGAAPWPYPSMYHPYDAAFAGYPFNSYGMDLNGARRKNATRETTSTLKAWLNEHKKNPYPTKGEKIMLAIITKMTLTQVSTWFANARRRLKKENKMTWEPRNRVDDDDANIDDDDDNDKNTEENDLLDAKDSGLGSNDDKDRIGRLGDMMTDRPGESNNSEWSESRPGSPNGSPDLYDRPGTHPLFHPAALHHHFRPPTGSPPDIAAYHHHQQQLLQQHQQAQQNSLQTAVGGTGASLAVKPRIWSLADMAKDGKESSSGNKDNSPAGELPPSQPAFYGHAGHNQHPSPGKILSPLAARIPNYAPYVRPDLYRGFYGPAAAAAAHLSAPTQEFLEHQRHFGASLAAHNGLGMNPLLWKAAVSGAAGGQHFAPLSLTTSSNAGPAQVAPPPGASPSASSSSSSMGCDVVHIPTSGTHSTVQHMIGPISSNSTSSSSSSNSGKISPGVNVVSLSGKP is encoded by the exons ATGACAGTGCACAGTAATGAAACCGGTGTCTGTTTAGTAATG AATGCCGTTTCAACTCGCCTTGCTGCCTCATCGCCTACCACGCCCACTTCGAACGCCGCACAGACGCCGCTCTCACAGCCAGCATCATCGACGTTGCCACCGTTGCCAACGCTAGCGAATCCAACAACCGGCACCGGCACCGGCACGGGCACCAGCACCGGCTCCGGCCACGGCATTGGTGCCGGCCCGGGACCAACGCTTACCGCAGccgtagctgctgctgccgccggctTGCCGCCGGGTGTGCCCCTGCCATTGACTGGGCCAGGCTCTGGAATGGTAACATCAACAGTGCCGCCGGGTGCTCGCTCCGGCTCACCGTGCTCGGCCGCTGTCACGCCATACGGCGCGGGATCGGCCGGCAGCAGCGCTGGCGCCGGACCATCAACAATGCCGTCTGTGGGCGTTGGACCGCCGCCGGGCGTGCCGCCAGCGCCAGGCTCTGGCAATCCGAATCCGAATCGCTGCTGTGACACCGGGCGCACCATCTACACGGATCCCGTTAGCGGCCAGACCATTTGCTCCTGCCAATACGATATGCTGAACTATCAGCGTTTAGCTGCGGCCGGTGGACTCGTCGCCGGACCCGGCGGCGTGCCGCTCGGCGTCTACCCAGAGGGCATGTCTGCCTACCTGTCGGGCATCGCCGCTGATCAGCCTCCATTCTACGCTAATCCG GCCGGCATTGATTTAAAGGAGAACCTGGTGGCCGGAGCTGCACCATGGCCGTATCCATCAATGTATCATCCGTATGACGCAGCCTTTGCCGGTTACCCCTTCAATAG CTATGGCATGGATTTGAATGGTGCCCGGCGCAAGAACGCAACGCGCGAGACGACATCAACGCTCAAGGCCTGGCTGAACGAGCACAAAAAGAATCCTTATCCCACGAAGGGCGAGAAAATAATGCTGGCGATTATCACTAAAATGACGCTCACCCAGGTATCCACCTGGTTTGCAAATGCGAGAAGAAGACTGAAAAAGGAGAACAAAATGACCTGGGAGCCAAGGAATCGAgtcgacgacgatgatgctaacattgacgacgacgatgataACGATAAGAACACGGAGGAAAACGATTTGCTAG ATGCAAAGGACTCTGGCCTGGGCTCAAATGATGACAAGGACCGTATCGGGCGACTGGGCGATATGATGACCGACCGGCCCGGCGAGAGCAATAACAGCGAATGGTCTGAGTCGCGGCCCGGTTCGCCAAACGGCTCGCCAGATCTTTACGACCGACCTGGCACCCATCCGCTGTTCCATCCCGCCGCCCTGCATCATCACTTCCGGCCACCGACTGGCTCGCCACCGGACATAGCCGCCTACCaccatcatcagcagcagctactgcagcagcatcagcaggcGCAGCAGAATTCACTGCAAACTGCTGTTGGCGGCACTGGGGCCAGTTTGGCCGTGAAGCCGCGCATCTGGTCGCTGGCCGACATGGCCAAGGATGGCAAGGAGTCGAGCTCGGGCAACAAGGATAACTCGCCTGCTGGCGAGCTGCCACCGTCTCAGCCGGCGTTCTATGGCCATGCGGGTCACAACCAGCATCCGTCTCCGGGCAAGATACTCTCGCCGCTGGCCGCTCGCATACCCAACTATGCGCCATATGTGCGTCCGGATTTGTATCGCGGCTTCTATGGaccggctgcagctgctgccgcccaTTTGAGTGCACCCACGCAGGAGTTTCTGGAGCATCAGCGGCATTTTGGTGCCAGTCTAGCGGCTCACAACGGGCTCGGCATGAATCCGTTGCTGTGGAAGGCGGCCGTGTCCGGTGCAGCAGGTGGCCAGCACTTTGCGCCACTCAGCCTGACAACCAGCAGCAATGCGGGACCAGCACAGGTGGCACCGCCGCCGGGTGCATCGCCGTCAGCGTCCAGCTCGTCGTCGTCGATGGGCTGTGATGTGGTGCATATACCCACCAGTGGAACGCATTCGACAGTGCAGCATATGATCGGGCCAATATCCAGCAATTCGACCTCTTCATCGTCCTCCTCCAATTCCGGGAAGATCTCGCCTGGTGTAAATGTCGTCAGCCTAAGCGGCAAGCCATGA